TCCTCAATAATCCGAAAAATTTAACTTCTATTCTTTGCTTTCGATTAGCCCTCGGAGGAGATAAACAATTATATGACACGGACTTATTAATTGAGCCAGAAAACTGTTTAGCTGTGGTCAAAGCTTTAGTCACAGTTTATATCGATTATGTTCAACAAAACCCCAATATCAAGGGTAAAAAACCTCGGATGAAACACCTGCTCAAAGATTGGGGATTGACAAAATATCTCGAACAAGTTAACTACCAATTACATCGGACTTCTACCGGCATAATACAAGGGCAAGAATACCAGCAGGCTGCCCATTCTACTCAACCCTATTTTCATCTGGGAATTCATCCTCAAAAGCAACCAGGATTATCTTATATTGGTCTATCATTAAGATTAGGACAATTGACGGCTAATCAACTATGGGGATTAGCGGCACTATCAGAAACTTTTGGCAGTGGTCAGTTACGATTAACCCCTTGGCAGACTGTTATATTACCCGATATTCCCGATGAAAAAGTCTCAGAATTGTTGCCAAAACTGGCATCCTTAGGATTATCCGCTTCTCCCGGATGGGATGCGGGGATAGTTGCCTGTAGCGGTAAACCGGGCTGTGCGGCGGCGGCCACTGCAACTCAAATTCATGCTTCTCTCTTGGCAGATTATTTGAAAGAACACTTAACCTGCAATTCTCCTGTTAATATTCACTTGACAGGTTGTGCTAAATCCTGCGCTCAACCGGGTCCGGCCGAAATTACCCTTTTAGGAACTACCATCGAGGAAAATGGCCAAATACTAGAAGCTTATCAAGTCTATATGGGTGATAGTCAAAAATTCTTAGAAACACCCATATTTGAGGGAGAATTTACCAAGATTCCCCCCCTCATAGCCCAAATTTTAAGCTCCCAAAAATCGAAAATTTAGATAAATAGAATGGAATACATTAAGAATGGTGAGGAAATTTACCGCAAATCTTTTGCTATTATTCGGGCTGAAACTAACTGGGAAAATCTCCCCGATGATTTAGCTCATGTGGCGGTTCGTCTAATTCATTCCTGTGGGATGACAGACATAACAGAAGATTTAGAAGCATCACCGGATGCAGTTAAAATCGGACGAAATGCCCTCGCTGGGGGTGCAGCAATTCTCTGTGATTCTCAAATGGTCGCTAATGGCATTACCAAAGCCCGTTTACCTAAAAATAATCCGATTATTTGTACCCTCAATCATCCAGAAGTGACCGAATTAGCACGGCAAATTAATAATACTCGCTCCGCTGCCGCTTTAGAACTTTGGCGACGTCATTTAGCTGGAGCAGTGGTGGCCATTGGTAATGCACCAACCGCACTTTTTCGCCTGCTAGAATTGCTCGATCAAAATGTAGATAAACCGGCTTTGATTTTAGGCTTTCCCGTGGGATTTGTAGGAGCGGCAGAGTCGAAAATAGAATTAGCAACTAATAGTCGTGGCGTGCCATTTATTACCCTGCACGGACGCAGGGGAGGAAGCGCAATCGCAGCAGCAGCAGTCAATGCTTTAGCAAAAGAGAACGAATTATGAATAAATTAGGCAAACTTTATGGATTAGGAATCGGGCCCGGTGATCCCGAATTGTTGACGCTAAAAGCACACCGAATTCTCACAACTGTTCCGGTAATTGCCTATCCTACCTTAGAAAGTGGCAAAGTTTTGGCACGGGCAATTGTGTCGGATTTTATCCGTCCCGAGCAGATAGAAATTCCCATGCCTTTACCTTTTAGTGTCGAGCGCAGTTCTCAACCTCATTATGATATTGCCGCCGAAAATATCGCCGAACATTTAAACTTAGGTCGAGATGTGGCGGTTTTATGTGTGGGCGATCCGATGTTGTATGGCACGTTTATGTATATCTTTAATCGCTTGTGCGATCGCTTTTCCATTGAAGTCGTGCCGGGTATTTCTTCAGTGATGGCAAGTGCAGCAATGCTGGGTGTACCTATCACTTATCGAAATGACGTATTTAGTATTATGCCCGCTACTTTAAAGGCGGAAATATTGCGGGATCGCCTAGCCTTTATCGATGCAGCAGCGATTATTAAATTAGGCAGACATTTCGCTAAAGTTCGCGATATTCTCGAGGAATTAGGATTATTAGAACGCGCCCTCTACATCGAACGAGCAACCTTACCCAATCAGCAAATTATTCCGATTACAGAAGTCGATCCAGAGGCTGCTACTTACTGGTCATTAATTCTGATTCCTAGTAAAACTAAACCGCAATAACTCTATAGACACTAAGTTAAATTCTCTATCCCCTACCGAGTGCATCTCACATTTGCAGAAATACCGACAATCAGCAATTATCAGTGACTCTTAAATGATGACAAATGTATCAGCAGCTGCCTGTAAGCATCCCACCGAAAAGCTAATGCGCGGGGGGGGTTGACGGCGACGCTACGCCCACGACGAGGCTCAACAATACCTCAACAACTAATGGAAGGGATTCCGGCATGATTAAAATAAATTAAGGTCATCTGGCCGCAGTTGGTTAAAACTGACTGAAAATATTACTTGGTTTGAGGAGCTTTTCAAATTGACAGACGATCGCGTTTATTGGTTAGCATGGTCAAGTATTGCTGGAGTTGGGCCAATTTCCCTGAAGCGACTCTATCAACATTTTGGCAGTGTCGCTGTGGCCTGGAATGCCTCCGATTCTGCGATCGCAGAAGGGGCGGGATTTGGCAAAAAGTTAATGGTAGCCGTACGGGAAGGGCGATCGCAAATTGACCCAGAAGCTCTTTTCGCCGAACATATCCAGAAAAATCCCCTTTTTTGGACTCCTAGCGACCCAGAATATCCCCGCTTTCTCCGGGAAATTCCCAGTCCTCCCCCCTTACTTTACTATCAAGGAAAGGTCAATTTAGAGGAAAATCAGGGAAATATCCCCACCGTCGCCATTGTGGGTACTCGTAACCCCACGGATCACGGCAGGCGCTGGGCGCGGCGCTTAAGTACCCTTTTGGCCCAACAGGGATTTACTATTGTTTCTGGCATGGCCGAAGGAATTGATGGCGAGGCACACCAAAGCTGTTTAAAAGCCGGGGGAAGGACGATTGCCGTCTTGGGAACAGGGGTCGATGTGGTTTATCCTAGTCGTCATCGGCAGCTACACGCGGACATCCAAAAGCAGGGTTTAGTCATTAGTGAACATCCCGCCGCAACTCAGCCGAATAAAGCCCATTTTCCCAGTCGTAATCGCATTATCGCTGGTTTAAGTCGCGCGACTATTGTTATCGAGGCCCCCGAAAGGTCTGGCTCCCTGATTACAGCTAGTTATGCTAACGAATTTGGCGGCGATATCTATGCTTTACCCAATTCTCCCGATATTGCTGCCGCTAGAGGTTGTTTACAACTGATTCATCAGGGGGCAGAAATTATCGTTTCTGAGGAGAAATTATTAGAAATGTTGGGGGCAATTCCCACCACGAACCAATCTGCACCGCTTAATCTCTCCCCTTCACTCCCTCTAGAGACATCCCCGGCCGTTAATGCTGCTCCTCCAGTCAATCTAGAACCTAGACTAGCACAAGTGTATCAGTTATTTGACAGAGATGCCCTGTTGTTTGACATTATTGTTCAAAAAATGCAAATCCCCACCTCAGAAGTGGCGGGGATTTTATTGGAATTAGAATTAATAGGTTTAGTGACTCAGTTACCCGGTATGCGTTACCAGAAAACCTAGTTAACCCCCAAATGCTTATTTATGGTATTAGCTAAAGTGGTTTTCGGTGCAGCCCCGACCACTAGATCAACTTTTTGACCCCTTTTGAGGATCATCAGGTTTCAGGTGTTTATCTATGGTATTAGCTAAAGTGGTTTTCGGTACAGCCCCGACCACCATATCAACTTTTTGACCTCCTTTGAAAATCATCAGAGTAGGAATACTGCGAATCCCGTACTGACTAGCGATATTGGGGTTTTCGTCGGTGTTGAGTTTCACCACCTTGACTTTCCCTATGAACATTTCGGCAATTTCTGCGACAACGGGAGCCACCATTCGACAAGGACCGCACCAAGGAGCCCAGAAATCCACTAGGACAAGGTCGGTACTATCTAAAACTTCGACTTTAAAGTTGGCATCTGTAACTGCAGGAACCTCTGACATACTTAAGAAATCCTCTAGTAATCACGGTTATCTAGAATACGCAAAAATTTCATTCTAGAGATTCGTGGTGCGATGTTGACATTCCACTGGTGAAAAGGACGAGAACTAGCTCTAAATCCAATGTAAAGGCCTTAACTTGCATCAGAGGTAGCTTCTTGGATCAATTTCACAAGGGGCATTCTTCTATTTTATAACCCTAGAGGCTCTATTTTGACTTTTTTTTGATAAAGTTTTGTAATATTGCCGGAGTCAAGCATGGGTGATGGGAGCCAGATAAAATTTTCTTGAAGAAAAACCCCAAAAGTCATCGATTTTATCTAGGCTTAACCTGAGTTTGATTATGATTGGCACAAGCCACCTCCTAATTGAGCTTTTCTATGAAAATTCTGGTCTTAAATGCGGGATCGAGCAGTCAAAAAAGTTGTTTATCAAAAATGTCGGGGTGAAGACCCTCGTACTGACGGGATGAAACCGTTCCGACATCGGCGTGAGCTTTTGTCGAACGCTGATCTCACGGCCGAAGCCCCGACCAATAGACCTCTCCAAAAATTTATAAGTCAGTCACAGCAAGGAAGAGAGGCAGATTAGACCAAGAGTCAAAATTAGCTCTCAAAACCGATTAATCAGGGTTTGAAGAGACAAAATCCAATTTTGACGGAAAACTATGGCTAATTATAACGTCAATTACTTCCCCTGATTGCTCCCCTTCTATTACTTCTAAAATTAGCGCACTAATTCTCAACCTTACTAAGCCACAAACGGTCAGTAAAACCGATTTATATCGACTTTTATTTAATCTAAATCTTTCTTGAACTACTTTAAATACTTTGACAACTCGAATTAAATGCTCAACAAAAATTCGCCGAGATGATA
This portion of the Microcystis aeruginosa NIES-2549 genome encodes:
- the cobI gene encoding precorrin-2 C(20)-methyltransferase, whose product is MNKLGKLYGLGIGPGDPELLTLKAHRILTTVPVIAYPTLESGKVLARAIVSDFIRPEQIEIPMPLPFSVERSSQPHYDIAAENIAEHLNLGRDVAVLCVGDPMLYGTFMYIFNRLCDRFSIEVVPGISSVMASAAMLGVPITYRNDVFSIMPATLKAEILRDRLAFIDAAAIIKLGRHFAKVRDILEELGLLERALYIERATLPNQQIIPITEVDPEAATYWSLILIPSKTKPQ
- the cobG gene encoding precorrin-3B synthase, whose amino-acid sequence is MNWLVEANACPGLFYGTAAQDGFLIRLRTPGGWLNSPQGKAIATWLEQWQTTIQVTNRANLQIRGLQKSPSLEEFQTLQKLGLAAHNPSIDHLRNIMSSPTAGIDCQESIDTRPLVQELDNFIQNYPSIAQLSPKFSIGIDGGGAVGIGTGSTMAWQHRYNEIQLSAIVLNNPKNLTSILCFRLALGGDKQLYDTDLLIEPENCLAVVKALVTVYIDYVQQNPNIKGKKPRMKHLLKDWGLTKYLEQVNYQLHRTSTGIIQGQEYQQAAHSTQPYFHLGIHPQKQPGLSYIGLSLRLGQLTANQLWGLAALSETFGSGQLRLTPWQTVILPDIPDEKVSELLPKLASLGLSASPGWDAGIVACSGKPGCAAAATATQIHASLLADYLKEHLTCNSPVNIHLTGCAKSCAQPGPAEITLLGTTIEENGQILEAYQVYMGDSQKFLETPIFEGEFTKIPPLIAQILSSQKSKI
- the dprA gene encoding DNA-processing protein DprA — encoded protein: MTDDRVYWLAWSSIAGVGPISLKRLYQHFGSVAVAWNASDSAIAEGAGFGKKLMVAVREGRSQIDPEALFAEHIQKNPLFWTPSDPEYPRFLREIPSPPPLLYYQGKVNLEENQGNIPTVAIVGTRNPTDHGRRWARRLSTLLAQQGFTIVSGMAEGIDGEAHQSCLKAGGRTIAVLGTGVDVVYPSRHRQLHADIQKQGLVISEHPAATQPNKAHFPSRNRIIAGLSRATIVIEAPERSGSLITASYANEFGGDIYALPNSPDIAAARGCLQLIHQGAEIIVSEEKLLEMLGAIPTTNQSAPLNLSPSLPLETSPAVNAAPPVNLEPRLAQVYQLFDRDALLFDIIVQKMQIPTSEVAGILLELELIGLVTQLPGMRYQKT
- a CDS encoding precorrin-8X methylmutase; this translates as MEYIKNGEEIYRKSFAIIRAETNWENLPDDLAHVAVRLIHSCGMTDITEDLEASPDAVKIGRNALAGGAAILCDSQMVANGITKARLPKNNPIICTLNHPEVTELARQINNTRSAAALELWRRHLAGAVVAIGNAPTALFRLLELLDQNVDKPALILGFPVGFVGAAESKIELATNSRGVPFITLHGRRGGSAIAAAAVNALAKENEL
- the trxA gene encoding thioredoxin, which translates into the protein MSEVPAVTDANFKVEVLDSTDLVLVDFWAPWCGPCRMVAPVVAEIAEMFIGKVKVVKLNTDENPNIASQYGIRSIPTLMIFKGGQKVDMVVGAVPKTTLANTIDKHLKPDDPQKGSKS